The following proteins come from a genomic window of Salminus brasiliensis chromosome 15, fSalBra1.hap2, whole genome shotgun sequence:
- the sonb gene encoding uncharacterized protein sonb isoform X2, which translates to MATNIEQIFREFVMNKIKEIEDESQDKSHTGQVSTADVDSLCDLGTGLKKKAPPLETCSITDKATHPFSQDSSTKEESSTKHKKSKKHKKHKSKKKKKKRKEERESSSESESDGENQGSVKKKKRKKKKKQKEVEKEKKSGSRSGSSSASDSESEYESKLFSGTTELSTGEVLSKSELGNASNFKVSPDLPDIIPKLETAADKNKRIEGDHERKQSSSHSKTSRHKRSLRMQHSRSRSKKRKSRHRSRSRSPRRSQRSKSKSHSRKSPRRKSPQHRWRSRSRSGSQRHNRRSRSRHSRSRSRSERSRSRSRSTAVLKKKRSSRSTSRSASRHCSRNSKSRSQTQARHSTSRSRSKSQSFIKDKLSKNESQKKDEVPESKNKVSSEIELVTEKVGKDKSQTPPANSIRTVEEAKDGTISDGQVKGSWRPVPFLDDRSSTTIASGSSETKPSLKCITPELPFIVKDISAYTSDKSSNLEVVLKTKKKDEISSIELKDTQVKHSKSRSESSSPSPQRCSKSTSRKRSSSRSPVKQRRSRSLSRNSKRISKMSPSQRKRSKSRTRARHSKSKSPKTKQSKSHSPDKRKRSRTPDRRSRSRRRSRSRSRRSRSGSRRRRGGFRNRMFSQRDRWKREPSHSPVLILRKKRSTSRTRRSTSKTPPRLTELDKDQLLEIAKANAAAMCAKAGMPIPESLRPKAILQLPLPTPNPTPLSLPLPLPVNLPMGVQGVSNMTMNAAMASMTAATMTAALSSMGALATMPQLAPLPTITNKPPPSATPNLASIEEAKRKVTKQANSYSIKELTEKCKKIAESKEEMAIAKPHVSDDEEDEKPFGGVALKENKGITFSLCNPSVKPSVRSEAAFAKEFPVSSGSQHRKKEGDGAYGEWVPVDKKNDKAGSSLASTGSEDQSKDNDSVFPEAPSQPVDITLAVSERAVAQKRLAENPFDINAMCMLNRAQEQVDAWAQSNTIPGLFTGSTGAQVLSSEELSNSGPQAWIKKQVHCRRGVRPQRLTIVYLENLL; encoded by the exons aatgaataaaataaaagaaatcgaGGATGAAAGCCAGGATAAGAG TCATACTGGCCAAGTAAGCACTGCTGATGTAGATTCACTCTGTGACCTGGGGACTGGACTGAAGAAAAAAGCACCTCCTCTTGAAACCTGCAGTATAACAG ATAAAGCCACACATCCATTTTCCCAGGACAGCAGTACCAAAGAGGAGTCCAGCACTAAACACAAGAAAtctaaaaagcacaaaaaacacaaaagcaaaaagaagaagaagaaacgtAAGGAGGAAAGGGAAAGCAGCTCAGAGTCAGAATCGGATGGAGAAAATCAAGGAAG tgttaagaagaagaagaggaagaaaaagaagaaacagaaagaagtagaaaaagaaaaaaaatctggctCCCGGTCTGGGAGCTCTTCTGCCTCTGATTCAGAGTCTGAGTATGAATCAAAACTTTTCAGTGGAACTACCGAGTTGTCAACTGGAGAGGTACTGTCAAAGTCTGAACTTGGTAATGCAAGTAATTTTAAGGTTTCTCCAGATTTACCTGACATTATTCCTAAACTTGAGACCGCTGCTGATAAGAACAAGAGGATAGAAGGAGAccatgaaagaaaacaaagctcTAGTCACTCTAAAACATCTAGACACAAGAGAAGTTTACGAATGCAGCACTCACGCTCCAgatcaaaaaaaagaaagtcaaggcATAGGTCCAGATCCCGGTCACCCAGACGGTCACAGAGATCAAAGTCTAAGTCTCATTCAAGAAAAAGTCCAAGGAGGAAGTCTCCACAGCATAGATGGCGTAGTAGATCCAGGTCAGGATCACAAAGGCACAATAGACGGTCCAGATCTCGACATTCAAGGTCCAGGTCAAGGTCTGAGCGAAGTAGGTCAAGATCGAGGTCTACAGCGGTCTTAAAGAAGAAAAGGAGCTCTCGATCAACATCTAGATCTGCTTCACGTCACTGTTCAAGGAATTCTAAGTCTAGGTCTCAAACACAGGCAAGACATAGTACATCAAGGTCCCGGTCAAAATCTCAGTCGTTTATAAAAGATAAACTAAGTAAGAATGAGTCACAAAAGAAGGATGAGGTTCCAGAATCAAAGAACAAGGTTAGCTCTGAAATAGAACTTGTAACAGAAAAAGTAGGCAAAGATAAAAGTCAGACACCACCTGCGAACTCTATCAGAACTGTTGAGGAGGCTAAAGATGGCACTATCAGTGATGGACAGGTTAAGGGATCATGGAGACCAGTTCCTTTTTTGGATGATCGCTCTTCTACTACAATTGCGTCTGGGTCTTCTGAGACTAAACCTTCATTGAAGTGCATTACACCTGAGCTGCCTTTCATTGTCAAAGATATTTCTGCATATACCTCAGATAAGTCTAGCAATTTGGAGGTTGTcctcaagacaaaaaaaaaagatgaaatttCTAGTATAGAATTAAAAGACACCCAAGTTAAACATTCCAAATCGAGATCAGAGTCCTCATCACCATCTCCTCAAAGGTGCTCAAAATCAACCTCAAGAAAGCGATCAAGTTCCAGATCTCCAGTAAAACAAAGGAGGTCAAGGTCATTGTCCAGGAACAGCAAGAGGATATCAAAGATGTCTCCTTCACAAAGGAAAAGATCTAAATCTAGAACACGGGCTAGGCATTCTAAATCCAAGTCGCCAAAAACTAAGCAATCAAAGTCCCATTCACCAGATAAAAGGAAACGGTCTCGGACCCCAGATAGGAGGTCAAGATCAAGACGCAGATCACGCTCTCGGTCAAGAAGGTCTAGATCTGGATCTCGGCGTAGGAGAGGAGGTTTCAGGAACCGAATGTTTAGTCAGCGTGATCGGTGGAAGAGAGAACCAAGCCATTCTCCTGTCCTCATCCTGCGGAAGAAAAGATCAACTTCTCGAACTCGCCGTAGCACCAGCAAGACACCACCACGCCTTACTGAGCTTG ATAAAGATCAGTTGCTCGAAATTGCcaaggctaatgcagctgcCATGTGTGCTAAGGCTGGGATGCCTATTCCAGAAAGCCTTAGGCCCAAAGCCATCCTTCAGCTGCCATTGCCAACTCCAAATCCCACACCTTTGTCCTTACCCCTGCCGCTACCTGTTAATCTCCCCATGGGTGTACAAGGGGTGTCAAACATGACCATGAATGCTGCTATGGCTAGCATGACTGCTGCCACCATGACTGCTGCTCTGTCCAGCATGGGAGCCCTTGCAACGATGCCACAGTTGGCCCCATTGCCCACAATCACCAACAAGCCTCCACCTTCGGCCACACCAAACCTGGCTTCTATTGAGGAAGCTAAAAGAAAAGTAACAAAGCAGGCCAACAGCTATAGTATTAAGGAGCTAACAGAA aaatgcaaaaagATTGCAGAGAGTAAAGAGGAGATGGCTATTGCAAAACCACATGTGTCAGATGACGAGGAAGATGAAAAGCCGTTTGGAGGAGTTGCCCTTAAGGAGAATAAGGGCATTACTTTCAGTCTCTGT AACCCCTCAGTGAAGCCTTCAGTAAGATCAGAGGCTGCTTTTGCAAAGGAGTTCCCGGTATCTTCAGGGTCACAGCACCGCAAGAAGGAGGGAGATGGGGCGTATGGGGAATGGGTACCAGTGGACAAAAAAAACGACAAAGCGGGGTCATCTTTAGCGTCTACTGGGTCTGAAGATCAAAGCAAGGATAATGACAGTGTCTTTCCAGAGGCACCTTCACAG CCGGTGGACATTACCCTGGCAGTCAGTGAAAGGGCAGTTGCCCAGAAAAGACTGGCAGAGAACCCATTTGACATCAACGCCATGTGCATGCTTAACCGTGCTCAAGAGCAG GTGGATGCTTGGGCCCAATCCAACACAATCCCTGGTCTTTTCACTGGTTCCACAGGTGCTCAAGTGCTTTCATCTGAAGAGCTGTCAAACAGTGGTCCACAAGCTTGGATCAAGAAG CAGGTGCATTGCAGGAGGGGAGTCAGACCTCAGAGGTTGACTATAGTCTACTTAGAAAATCTTCtttga